A portion of the Tachysurus fulvidraco isolate hzauxx_2018 chromosome 8, HZAU_PFXX_2.0, whole genome shotgun sequence genome contains these proteins:
- the zeb1b gene encoding zinc finger E-box-binding homeobox 1b isoform X3 — protein MLQQGDTAVIFPEAPEDELRQGTPETSGHDENGTPDAFSQLLTCPYCSRGYKRYTSLKEHIKYRHEKSEDNFSCSLCSYTFSHRTQLDRHMSAHKAGRDQRHVTQTGGGGNRKFKCTECGKAFKYKHHLKEHLRIHSGEKPYECPNCKKRFSHSGSYSSHISSKKCIGLIPVNGRPRPSPTTGGTKTPQCPSPSLPSSPANARTQTRDKLDHSKPLQEQLPITQIKSEPLDYEYKPVVVTSAAPGGVNRVFQGGAAASLQGAVQAVVLPTVGLVSPISINLGDLQNMLKVAVDGNVIRQVLENAQTKGQSTTTGRVAIAQAPQQVIQAISLPIVDQDGTAKIIINYSLDPSQAQAALQNLKKEPEEQNTDSCKTERLPEDLTVKSKSTMDKTTITVNEEWQEEKGKLYNHTTNTHCDKGDQEINGTHLDDKPEADVGLCPEQPPLKNLMSLLKAYYALNAEPTKEELAKISESVNLPNDIVRKWFEKMQNGQIPMEVSTTTPQKEQTNGVDVNDTLEETLESLPEDNTKTKQEEEMELRSPAEGTTAGISGTENGPTSPLPLNLSADGPVPAQTAEEGDGPLDLSLPKSVAAANTTSAHSVYLAQDEPLNLVCTKKEVLNNAGTSTAIYASQTSANPLNIVTTQLPTLVAITKQGSEQCLRTLTTTKQTILIPQLAYTYTTTASSPAGGDTPQKAILQVNGVKEEKQDASSEVASMLEEQTDSDSGPVRKKMKKTENGLYACDLCDKIFQKSSSLLRHKYEHTGKRPHECGICSKAFKHKHHLIEHLRLHSGEKPYQCDKCGKRFSHSGSYSQHMNHRYSYCKKEAHGQSLVQRDEEEENPTEERPGAASTATSPPSQVDSDERGSSAREDEESEEEEDAIGSGSVLDEDEIQVVRIGEEGGEDEEDTREQYRMEEMDTGNEEAVSENGEHEEGTVSQEDEDDDGELMKVVVMQDDEDDEEQTENTETMDMQENIGEKQADDEGENVKEEGDGNEGNTPSENGDVK, from the exons ATGCTTCAGCAGGGAGACACGGCTGTCATCTTCCCAGAGGCACCAGAAGACGAACTACGCCAAGGAACACCGGAAACCAGTGGCCATGATGAgaatg gCACACCAGACGCGTTTTCTCAGCTCCTCACCTGTCCCTACTGCTCTCGTGGCTACAAGCGCTACACATCACTGAAGGAGCACATAAAGTATAGACACGAGAAGAGCGAGGACAACTTCAGCTGCTCACTCTGCAGCTACACTTTCTCCCACCGCACACAGCTCGACCGACACATGAGCGCACATAAAGCAGGCAGAGACCAG CGGCACGTAACCCAAACAGGGGGTGGAGGAAACCGTAAGTTTAAGTGCACTGAATGTGGCAAAGCCTTCAAATACAAACACCACCTGAAAGAACACCTGCGTATCCACAGTG GGGAGAAGCCATACGAGTGCCCCAACTGTAAAAAGCGTTTTTCTCACTCTGGCTCCTACAGTTCCCATATCAGCAGCAAGAAATGCATCGGCCTTATTCCCGTCAATGGCAGACCACGACCCTCGCCTACAACTGGAGGCACCAAAACCCCTCAGTGCCCTTCGCCATCCCTGCCCTCCTCCCCCGCCAATGCCCGAACTCAGACCCGGGACAAACTGGACCATAGTAAACCCCTGCAGGAGCAGCTCCCGATCACACAGATTAAGTCTGAGCCATTGGACTATGAGTACAAGCCTGTGGTAGTTACCTCAGCTGCCcccggaggagtaaacagggtTTTCCAAGGAGGGGCAGCAGCATCCCTACAGGGGGCAGTCCAGGCTGTAGTCCTCCCCACTGTAGGACTGGTCTCCCCAATCAGCATTAATCTAGGGGACTTGCAGAACATGCTAAAGGTGGCAGTGGATGGGAATGTGATTAGGCAGGTGCTGGAGAATGCCCAGACCAAAGGCCAGTCTACAACCACAGGCAGAGTGGCTATTGCACAGGCTCCTCAGCAAGTCATCCAAGCCATCAGTCTTCCCATAGTTGACCAGGACGGTACTGCCAAGATCATAATCAACTACAGCCTTGACCCATCGCAGGCGCAGGCAGCTCTGCAGAACTTGAAGAAAGAGCCGGAGGAGCAGAATACAGACTCCTGCAAGACTGAACGACTGCCTGAGGACCTGACGGTTAAAAGCAAATCAACGATGGACAAAACTACCATCACTGTAAATGAAGAGTGGCAGGAAGAGAAAGGCAAACTCTACaatcacacaacaaacacacactgtgacaagGGGGATCAGGAGATCAACGGAACACACTTGGATGACAAGCCTGAAGCAGATGTTGGACTGTGTCCTGAGCAGCCCCCACTGAAGAACCTTATGTCCTTGCTTAAGGCTTATTATGCCTTAAATGCAGAACCTACCAAGGAGGAGCTAGCTAAGATATCAGAGTCAGTTAATCTTCCTAATGATATTGTCAGGAAGTGGTTTGAGAAGATGCAGAATGGGCAAATTCCAATGGAGGTCTCCACAACCACACCCCAGAAAGAGCAGACTAATGGGGTGGATGTTAATGACACTttggaggaaaccctcgagtcACTGCCAGAGGACAataccaaaacaaaacaggaggaggagatggagcTTCGTAGCCCAGCAGAAGGCACTACAGCTGGTATAAGTGGAACAGAAAATGGCCCCACATCCCCTTTACCACTAAATCTATCTGCAGACGGGCCTGTGCCAGCCCAGACTGCAGAGGAAGGAGACGGACCTCTTGATTTGTCTCTCCCAAAATCTGTAGCAGCAGCAAATACAACCAGCGCTCACTCTGTTTACTTAGCTCAGGACGAGCCTCTGAACTTGGTTTGCACAAAGAAGGAAGTGCTCAACAATGCAGGCACAAGTACTGCCATCTATGCCAGCCAAACAAGTGCCAATCCCCTGAACATTGTGACCACTCAACTGCCCACTCTGGTGGCTATCACCAAGCAAGGCTCAGAGCAATGCCTTCGCACCCTCACCACCACTAAACAGACCATCTTAATCCCACAGCTAGCTTATACCTACACCACTACAGCCTCCAGCCCTGCAGGGGGCGACACACCACAGAAGGCTATACTGCAGGTTAATGGTGTCAAG gaggagaAGCAGGATGCCAGTTCAGAGGTGGCTTCTATGCTGGAGGAGCAGACGGACTCAGACTCTGGGCCGGtgaggaagaagatgaagaagactGAAAATGGCTTGTATGCCTGTGACCTGTGTGACAAAATTTTCCAGAAGAGCAGCTCGCTGCTTCGGCATAAATACGAACACACAG GTAAACGTCCACACGAATGTGGGATTTGCAGCAAAGCCTTCAAACACAAGCACCACCTAATCGAACACCTGCGTCTGCACTCGGGCGAAAAGCCGTACCAGTGTGACAAGTGTGGCAAGCGCTTCTCTCACTCCGGCTCCTACTCTCAGCACATGAACCACCGCTACTCATATTGTAAGAAGGAGGCGCACGGCCAGAGCTTGGTACAGAGGGACGAAGAGGAGGAGAACCCCACTGAAGAGAGGCCTGGAGCAGCAAGCACCGCCACCTCGCCCCCGTCTCAGGTGGACTCTGATGAACGAGGGAGCAGCGCCAGGGAGGACGAGGAGagcgaggaggaggaggacgccATAGGCTCGGGCAGCGTGCTGGACGAGGATGAAATACAGGTGGTAAGGATCGGTGAGGAAGGaggagaggatgaggaggacaCCAGAGAGCAGTACAGGATGGAGGAGATGGACACAGGAAATGAAGAGGCGGTAAGTGAGAACGGAGAACACGAGGAGGGTACGGTAAGTCAGGAAGACGAAGATGACGACGGAGAGCTGATGAAGGTCGTGGTGATGCAGGACGATGAGGACGATGAAGAGCAGACGGAAAACACAGAAACGATGGACATGCAGGAAAACATAGGAGAGAAACAAGCCGATGATGAAGGAGAAAATGTGAAGGAGGAGGGTGACGGAAATGAAGGAAACACACCCAGTGAAAACGGAGATGTGAAATGA
- the zeb1b gene encoding zinc finger E-box-binding homeobox 1b isoform X2 yields the protein MSTCAVSNYSHVLEGQSDSDDEDKLHIVEEDGTPVEGADGDSAAHDDDTNGPEDRWDEVKEEGVSEEDERSRDALVEEMLQQGDTAVIFPEAPEDELRQGTPETSGHDENGTPDAFSQLLTCPYCSRGYKRYTSLKEHIKYRHEKSEDNFSCSLCSYTFSHRTQLDRHMSAHKAGRDQRHVTQTGGGGNRKFKCTECGKAFKYKHHLKEHLRIHSGEKPYECPNCKKRFSHSGSYSSHISSKKCIGLIPVNGRPRPSPTTGGTKTPQCPSPSLPSSPANARTQTRDKLDHSKPLQEQLPITQIKSEPLDYEYKPVVVTSAAPGGVNRVFQGGAAASLQGAVQAVVLPTVGLVSPISINLGDLQNMLKVAVDGNVIRQVLENAQTKGQSTTTGRVAIAQAPQQVIQAISLPIVDQDGTAKIIINYSLDPSQAQAALQNLKKEPEEQNTDSCKTERLPEDLTVKSKSTMDKTTITVNEEWQEEKGKLYNHTTNTHCDKGDQEINGTHLDDKPEADVGLCPEQPPLKNLMSLLKAYYALNAEPTKEELAKISESVNLPNDIVRKWFEKMQNGQIPMEVSTTTPQKEQTNGVDVNDTLEETLESLPEDNTKTKQEEEMELRSPAEGTTAGISGTENGPTSPLPLNLSADGPVPAQTAEEGDGPLDLSLPKSVAAANTTSAHSVYLAQDEPLNLVCTKKEVLNNAGTSTAIYASQTSANPLNIVTTQLPTLVAITKQGSEQCLRTLTTTKQTILIPQLAYTYTTTASSPAGGDTPQKAILQVNGVKEEKQDASSEVASMLEEQTDSDSGPVRKKMKKTENGLYACDLCDKIFQKSSSLLRHKYEHTGKRPHECGICSKAFKHKHHLIEHLRLHSGEKPYQCDKCGKRFSHSGSYSQHMNHRYSYCKKEAHGQSLVQRDEEEENPTEERPGAASTATSPPSQVDSDERGSSAREDEESEEEEDAIGSGSVLDEDEIQVVRIGEEGGEDEEDTREQYRMEEMDTGNEEAVSENGEHEEGTVSQEDEDDDGELMKVVVMQDDEDDEEQTENTETMDMQENIGEKQADDEGENVKEEGDGNEGNTPSENGDVK from the exons tgagtaacTACAGCCATGTACTGGAAGGCCAGTCAGACTCCGATGATGAAGATAAACTCCATATCGTGGAGGAAGATGGGACCCCGGTGGAGGGAGCTGACGGTGACAGCGCTGCCCACGACGATGACACCAACGGCCCTGAAGACAGATGGGATGAAG TAAAAGAGGAGGGTGTGTCAGAGGAGGATGAGAGGAGCAGAGATGCTCTTGTTGAGGAAATGCTTCAGCAGGGAGACACGGCTGTCATCTTCCCAGAGGCACCAGAAGACGAACTACGCCAAGGAACACCGGAAACCAGTGGCCATGATGAgaatg gCACACCAGACGCGTTTTCTCAGCTCCTCACCTGTCCCTACTGCTCTCGTGGCTACAAGCGCTACACATCACTGAAGGAGCACATAAAGTATAGACACGAGAAGAGCGAGGACAACTTCAGCTGCTCACTCTGCAGCTACACTTTCTCCCACCGCACACAGCTCGACCGACACATGAGCGCACATAAAGCAGGCAGAGACCAG CGGCACGTAACCCAAACAGGGGGTGGAGGAAACCGTAAGTTTAAGTGCACTGAATGTGGCAAAGCCTTCAAATACAAACACCACCTGAAAGAACACCTGCGTATCCACAGTG GGGAGAAGCCATACGAGTGCCCCAACTGTAAAAAGCGTTTTTCTCACTCTGGCTCCTACAGTTCCCATATCAGCAGCAAGAAATGCATCGGCCTTATTCCCGTCAATGGCAGACCACGACCCTCGCCTACAACTGGAGGCACCAAAACCCCTCAGTGCCCTTCGCCATCCCTGCCCTCCTCCCCCGCCAATGCCCGAACTCAGACCCGGGACAAACTGGACCATAGTAAACCCCTGCAGGAGCAGCTCCCGATCACACAGATTAAGTCTGAGCCATTGGACTATGAGTACAAGCCTGTGGTAGTTACCTCAGCTGCCcccggaggagtaaacagggtTTTCCAAGGAGGGGCAGCAGCATCCCTACAGGGGGCAGTCCAGGCTGTAGTCCTCCCCACTGTAGGACTGGTCTCCCCAATCAGCATTAATCTAGGGGACTTGCAGAACATGCTAAAGGTGGCAGTGGATGGGAATGTGATTAGGCAGGTGCTGGAGAATGCCCAGACCAAAGGCCAGTCTACAACCACAGGCAGAGTGGCTATTGCACAGGCTCCTCAGCAAGTCATCCAAGCCATCAGTCTTCCCATAGTTGACCAGGACGGTACTGCCAAGATCATAATCAACTACAGCCTTGACCCATCGCAGGCGCAGGCAGCTCTGCAGAACTTGAAGAAAGAGCCGGAGGAGCAGAATACAGACTCCTGCAAGACTGAACGACTGCCTGAGGACCTGACGGTTAAAAGCAAATCAACGATGGACAAAACTACCATCACTGTAAATGAAGAGTGGCAGGAAGAGAAAGGCAAACTCTACaatcacacaacaaacacacactgtgacaagGGGGATCAGGAGATCAACGGAACACACTTGGATGACAAGCCTGAAGCAGATGTTGGACTGTGTCCTGAGCAGCCCCCACTGAAGAACCTTATGTCCTTGCTTAAGGCTTATTATGCCTTAAATGCAGAACCTACCAAGGAGGAGCTAGCTAAGATATCAGAGTCAGTTAATCTTCCTAATGATATTGTCAGGAAGTGGTTTGAGAAGATGCAGAATGGGCAAATTCCAATGGAGGTCTCCACAACCACACCCCAGAAAGAGCAGACTAATGGGGTGGATGTTAATGACACTttggaggaaaccctcgagtcACTGCCAGAGGACAataccaaaacaaaacaggaggaggagatggagcTTCGTAGCCCAGCAGAAGGCACTACAGCTGGTATAAGTGGAACAGAAAATGGCCCCACATCCCCTTTACCACTAAATCTATCTGCAGACGGGCCTGTGCCAGCCCAGACTGCAGAGGAAGGAGACGGACCTCTTGATTTGTCTCTCCCAAAATCTGTAGCAGCAGCAAATACAACCAGCGCTCACTCTGTTTACTTAGCTCAGGACGAGCCTCTGAACTTGGTTTGCACAAAGAAGGAAGTGCTCAACAATGCAGGCACAAGTACTGCCATCTATGCCAGCCAAACAAGTGCCAATCCCCTGAACATTGTGACCACTCAACTGCCCACTCTGGTGGCTATCACCAAGCAAGGCTCAGAGCAATGCCTTCGCACCCTCACCACCACTAAACAGACCATCTTAATCCCACAGCTAGCTTATACCTACACCACTACAGCCTCCAGCCCTGCAGGGGGCGACACACCACAGAAGGCTATACTGCAGGTTAATGGTGTCAAG gaggagaAGCAGGATGCCAGTTCAGAGGTGGCTTCTATGCTGGAGGAGCAGACGGACTCAGACTCTGGGCCGGtgaggaagaagatgaagaagactGAAAATGGCTTGTATGCCTGTGACCTGTGTGACAAAATTTTCCAGAAGAGCAGCTCGCTGCTTCGGCATAAATACGAACACACAG GTAAACGTCCACACGAATGTGGGATTTGCAGCAAAGCCTTCAAACACAAGCACCACCTAATCGAACACCTGCGTCTGCACTCGGGCGAAAAGCCGTACCAGTGTGACAAGTGTGGCAAGCGCTTCTCTCACTCCGGCTCCTACTCTCAGCACATGAACCACCGCTACTCATATTGTAAGAAGGAGGCGCACGGCCAGAGCTTGGTACAGAGGGACGAAGAGGAGGAGAACCCCACTGAAGAGAGGCCTGGAGCAGCAAGCACCGCCACCTCGCCCCCGTCTCAGGTGGACTCTGATGAACGAGGGAGCAGCGCCAGGGAGGACGAGGAGagcgaggaggaggaggacgccATAGGCTCGGGCAGCGTGCTGGACGAGGATGAAATACAGGTGGTAAGGATCGGTGAGGAAGGaggagaggatgaggaggacaCCAGAGAGCAGTACAGGATGGAGGAGATGGACACAGGAAATGAAGAGGCGGTAAGTGAGAACGGAGAACACGAGGAGGGTACGGTAAGTCAGGAAGACGAAGATGACGACGGAGAGCTGATGAAGGTCGTGGTGATGCAGGACGATGAGGACGATGAAGAGCAGACGGAAAACACAGAAACGATGGACATGCAGGAAAACATAGGAGAGAAACAAGCCGATGATGAAGGAGAAAATGTGAAGGAGGAGGGTGACGGAAATGAAGGAAACACACCCAGTGAAAACGGAGATGTGAAATGA
- the zeb1b gene encoding zinc finger E-box-binding homeobox 1b isoform X1 → MADGPRCKRRKQANPKRTSVSNYSHVLEGQSDSDDEDKLHIVEEDGTPVEGADGDSAAHDDDTNGPEDRWDEVKEEGVSEEDERSRDALVEEMLQQGDTAVIFPEAPEDELRQGTPETSGHDENGTPDAFSQLLTCPYCSRGYKRYTSLKEHIKYRHEKSEDNFSCSLCSYTFSHRTQLDRHMSAHKAGRDQRHVTQTGGGGNRKFKCTECGKAFKYKHHLKEHLRIHSGEKPYECPNCKKRFSHSGSYSSHISSKKCIGLIPVNGRPRPSPTTGGTKTPQCPSPSLPSSPANARTQTRDKLDHSKPLQEQLPITQIKSEPLDYEYKPVVVTSAAPGGVNRVFQGGAAASLQGAVQAVVLPTVGLVSPISINLGDLQNMLKVAVDGNVIRQVLENAQTKGQSTTTGRVAIAQAPQQVIQAISLPIVDQDGTAKIIINYSLDPSQAQAALQNLKKEPEEQNTDSCKTERLPEDLTVKSKSTMDKTTITVNEEWQEEKGKLYNHTTNTHCDKGDQEINGTHLDDKPEADVGLCPEQPPLKNLMSLLKAYYALNAEPTKEELAKISESVNLPNDIVRKWFEKMQNGQIPMEVSTTTPQKEQTNGVDVNDTLEETLESLPEDNTKTKQEEEMELRSPAEGTTAGISGTENGPTSPLPLNLSADGPVPAQTAEEGDGPLDLSLPKSVAAANTTSAHSVYLAQDEPLNLVCTKKEVLNNAGTSTAIYASQTSANPLNIVTTQLPTLVAITKQGSEQCLRTLTTTKQTILIPQLAYTYTTTASSPAGGDTPQKAILQVNGVKEEKQDASSEVASMLEEQTDSDSGPVRKKMKKTENGLYACDLCDKIFQKSSSLLRHKYEHTGKRPHECGICSKAFKHKHHLIEHLRLHSGEKPYQCDKCGKRFSHSGSYSQHMNHRYSYCKKEAHGQSLVQRDEEEENPTEERPGAASTATSPPSQVDSDERGSSAREDEESEEEEDAIGSGSVLDEDEIQVVRIGEEGGEDEEDTREQYRMEEMDTGNEEAVSENGEHEEGTVSQEDEDDDGELMKVVVMQDDEDDEEQTENTETMDMQENIGEKQADDEGENVKEEGDGNEGNTPSENGDVK, encoded by the exons tgagtaacTACAGCCATGTACTGGAAGGCCAGTCAGACTCCGATGATGAAGATAAACTCCATATCGTGGAGGAAGATGGGACCCCGGTGGAGGGAGCTGACGGTGACAGCGCTGCCCACGACGATGACACCAACGGCCCTGAAGACAGATGGGATGAAG TAAAAGAGGAGGGTGTGTCAGAGGAGGATGAGAGGAGCAGAGATGCTCTTGTTGAGGAAATGCTTCAGCAGGGAGACACGGCTGTCATCTTCCCAGAGGCACCAGAAGACGAACTACGCCAAGGAACACCGGAAACCAGTGGCCATGATGAgaatg gCACACCAGACGCGTTTTCTCAGCTCCTCACCTGTCCCTACTGCTCTCGTGGCTACAAGCGCTACACATCACTGAAGGAGCACATAAAGTATAGACACGAGAAGAGCGAGGACAACTTCAGCTGCTCACTCTGCAGCTACACTTTCTCCCACCGCACACAGCTCGACCGACACATGAGCGCACATAAAGCAGGCAGAGACCAG CGGCACGTAACCCAAACAGGGGGTGGAGGAAACCGTAAGTTTAAGTGCACTGAATGTGGCAAAGCCTTCAAATACAAACACCACCTGAAAGAACACCTGCGTATCCACAGTG GGGAGAAGCCATACGAGTGCCCCAACTGTAAAAAGCGTTTTTCTCACTCTGGCTCCTACAGTTCCCATATCAGCAGCAAGAAATGCATCGGCCTTATTCCCGTCAATGGCAGACCACGACCCTCGCCTACAACTGGAGGCACCAAAACCCCTCAGTGCCCTTCGCCATCCCTGCCCTCCTCCCCCGCCAATGCCCGAACTCAGACCCGGGACAAACTGGACCATAGTAAACCCCTGCAGGAGCAGCTCCCGATCACACAGATTAAGTCTGAGCCATTGGACTATGAGTACAAGCCTGTGGTAGTTACCTCAGCTGCCcccggaggagtaaacagggtTTTCCAAGGAGGGGCAGCAGCATCCCTACAGGGGGCAGTCCAGGCTGTAGTCCTCCCCACTGTAGGACTGGTCTCCCCAATCAGCATTAATCTAGGGGACTTGCAGAACATGCTAAAGGTGGCAGTGGATGGGAATGTGATTAGGCAGGTGCTGGAGAATGCCCAGACCAAAGGCCAGTCTACAACCACAGGCAGAGTGGCTATTGCACAGGCTCCTCAGCAAGTCATCCAAGCCATCAGTCTTCCCATAGTTGACCAGGACGGTACTGCCAAGATCATAATCAACTACAGCCTTGACCCATCGCAGGCGCAGGCAGCTCTGCAGAACTTGAAGAAAGAGCCGGAGGAGCAGAATACAGACTCCTGCAAGACTGAACGACTGCCTGAGGACCTGACGGTTAAAAGCAAATCAACGATGGACAAAACTACCATCACTGTAAATGAAGAGTGGCAGGAAGAGAAAGGCAAACTCTACaatcacacaacaaacacacactgtgacaagGGGGATCAGGAGATCAACGGAACACACTTGGATGACAAGCCTGAAGCAGATGTTGGACTGTGTCCTGAGCAGCCCCCACTGAAGAACCTTATGTCCTTGCTTAAGGCTTATTATGCCTTAAATGCAGAACCTACCAAGGAGGAGCTAGCTAAGATATCAGAGTCAGTTAATCTTCCTAATGATATTGTCAGGAAGTGGTTTGAGAAGATGCAGAATGGGCAAATTCCAATGGAGGTCTCCACAACCACACCCCAGAAAGAGCAGACTAATGGGGTGGATGTTAATGACACTttggaggaaaccctcgagtcACTGCCAGAGGACAataccaaaacaaaacaggaggaggagatggagcTTCGTAGCCCAGCAGAAGGCACTACAGCTGGTATAAGTGGAACAGAAAATGGCCCCACATCCCCTTTACCACTAAATCTATCTGCAGACGGGCCTGTGCCAGCCCAGACTGCAGAGGAAGGAGACGGACCTCTTGATTTGTCTCTCCCAAAATCTGTAGCAGCAGCAAATACAACCAGCGCTCACTCTGTTTACTTAGCTCAGGACGAGCCTCTGAACTTGGTTTGCACAAAGAAGGAAGTGCTCAACAATGCAGGCACAAGTACTGCCATCTATGCCAGCCAAACAAGTGCCAATCCCCTGAACATTGTGACCACTCAACTGCCCACTCTGGTGGCTATCACCAAGCAAGGCTCAGAGCAATGCCTTCGCACCCTCACCACCACTAAACAGACCATCTTAATCCCACAGCTAGCTTATACCTACACCACTACAGCCTCCAGCCCTGCAGGGGGCGACACACCACAGAAGGCTATACTGCAGGTTAATGGTGTCAAG gaggagaAGCAGGATGCCAGTTCAGAGGTGGCTTCTATGCTGGAGGAGCAGACGGACTCAGACTCTGGGCCGGtgaggaagaagatgaagaagactGAAAATGGCTTGTATGCCTGTGACCTGTGTGACAAAATTTTCCAGAAGAGCAGCTCGCTGCTTCGGCATAAATACGAACACACAG GTAAACGTCCACACGAATGTGGGATTTGCAGCAAAGCCTTCAAACACAAGCACCACCTAATCGAACACCTGCGTCTGCACTCGGGCGAAAAGCCGTACCAGTGTGACAAGTGTGGCAAGCGCTTCTCTCACTCCGGCTCCTACTCTCAGCACATGAACCACCGCTACTCATATTGTAAGAAGGAGGCGCACGGCCAGAGCTTGGTACAGAGGGACGAAGAGGAGGAGAACCCCACTGAAGAGAGGCCTGGAGCAGCAAGCACCGCCACCTCGCCCCCGTCTCAGGTGGACTCTGATGAACGAGGGAGCAGCGCCAGGGAGGACGAGGAGagcgaggaggaggaggacgccATAGGCTCGGGCAGCGTGCTGGACGAGGATGAAATACAGGTGGTAAGGATCGGTGAGGAAGGaggagaggatgaggaggacaCCAGAGAGCAGTACAGGATGGAGGAGATGGACACAGGAAATGAAGAGGCGGTAAGTGAGAACGGAGAACACGAGGAGGGTACGGTAAGTCAGGAAGACGAAGATGACGACGGAGAGCTGATGAAGGTCGTGGTGATGCAGGACGATGAGGACGATGAAGAGCAGACGGAAAACACAGAAACGATGGACATGCAGGAAAACATAGGAGAGAAACAAGCCGATGATGAAGGAGAAAATGTGAAGGAGGAGGGTGACGGAAATGAAGGAAACACACCCAGTGAAAACGGAGATGTGAAATGA